DNA sequence from the Colletotrichum higginsianum IMI 349063 chromosome 10, whole genome shotgun sequence genome:
GTCGTGCAGCTATACTATTGTGCTTGTTCAACAtgcagacagagagagaccTATTGCCCTCGTGATCATGGACAATACCATTTGGATCAATGATGACCAATTCCACTAAGAGTTCCAATTTTCTAACCTGTATAGTAAGAAGAGAGGAAGTCTTTACGGTTGAAACCACCGAATACACACGAGGATACTGAGCATATGGACATGGACATATGCTGTATTGGACAGCACTCATGTCATACTCTGCCCCTACACACGCAGTAGCACACTCACTTAtttctcgagctcctccaggAAGAAAGCCTGAATTACTCGGAGACGTCGACCGCGTCCAGCTCCCGGTAAAGCTCCCGTTTGACCTCGTCGCTCGCCCACGACATGTCCACCCCGTTCCTCGCCAGCGCCACCATGTCCGCCTTGGTAAACCGGCAGTACGTGTACGCCTTCTGCATGTTGCCGTTCACCCACACGTCGTGCATGTACACTGGGTCGTCGCTGTTGATGCAGAACTTGACGCCTCTGTCCCACAGCGCCCGGATCTTGGGGAACAGCACCTCGGTCGGCGTGCGCCGGTGGTACGCGTGCGGGCACAGCGTCAGCCCGATGCCTCGGTCCAACAGGCCGCGCAGCAGGTCCTCGCTGTCCGCCGCGTCCAGGCCGTGGTCGATCCGCTCGGCGCCCTGCCTCCCGCAGACCTCGAAGATGGCCTCGCGGACGTGCTCGTGGGTGTCCTTCTGCCCGAAGTCGCAGTGCATCGTCACGTGCAAGCCGTCCGCCTTGGCCCTGCGGAACCCGGCCTCGAAGAGCATCGGCGGCCTCTCGAAGGCGTTGCTCGCGAGCCCGACGGCGTGGAAGAGGCCCTTTCCGCcctcgacggtgccggcggcccacggcctcgccgtctcgTACGCCGCCAGCCCGTCCTCGAGGCTCTCGTCGCGGATGAAGCAGAAGATCCAGTTGGACCGGACGCCGTGCCGCGCGGCGCCCTCGCGCTGGGCCCTCAGGTAGCCGTTGAGCACGTCCTCGGCGGGCACGCCGCGGCGCGTGTGCGCCTGGATGTCGAAGAAGGGCTCGACGTAGCGGACGTTCATCTCTGCGCAGCGGCGGAGGTAGTCCATGGACATTTCGTAAAAGTCATCCTCGGTCTTGAGGACCTCGCAGCCGGCGAAGTAGGCCTCGAGGAAGGTCGGGATTCCGGGCACGCGGCCGTTGATCTCCGGGCGGTGGTTGAAGAAGACGTTGTAGGACTCCAGCAACGCCTCGTAGGTGTCGTACTGCAGGGGCACGTTGTTGCGCTTGGCGAGCTTCCACCGGAGGGCCGGGAGGAGGGTGCCCTCGATGTGGATGTGCAGCTCGACCTTGGGGAGGGCAGCGATGAAGGGGGAGATTTCTAGGCCGTTCATGGCGGATTGTTCCTGGTTGCAGATTCCTAGTCGAGGGCTTTCCGAATAGGTGAGAAGCGGTCCTATGATAATGGGCCAATCAATCAATATCTTGAGATAAGTCAACGCATTGGCTTTGAGATTAGTATGTCTTCATTGTCGCCCTGCGTGAAGCGATATCTCGCTGGTCTCGAGCTAGGGCGTTTTTTCGCAAAGCCCCGCCGTCTCGGACAACAGCCGACAGTCCAAGGACTTGTATCGGCGAGAAACGTATCGAGTTTTGGTGTTGGTATCTCAGTTAGTTGCGGAATCATCACTAGTTAGTTACTCAGACCTGGAACGGGGTTGGGAGGCCGATGTTCGCAGCAATGTGGGGTAACAGGATTCGATAAGAGCAACACTAAGCAGGGTTTAGACTTTTTTCTGTTGTCTTTTTTTCAGTGGAATTCTTTTGCATGAGTAGCCAACCATGATTGTCTGGCATCTTCACACGTGAATCGTTTCCCACGGCCTAATTAACGGCTCAGACGCTCAACGGGAAACTGTCCATTCACATCTCGTCCAGCCATCTCAGATCCTGTGTTCGCTTTCCACCAGACCGGTCTCTTCCGATCACTCTCTCCACATAGGTCTTTGTGCGGCGTTCCTGACTGGCGGAGTACCGTCGCATCCTGTCGGTTCGGATATTCGCCGACAGGacgagagaggagggagagagccTAGAGGTGGGACGACATCCCCAGAGCTCAGGGTAACACCGTCTATTCAGCGGAGTCTAGCGGCCGCTGACCGGTCGGGCCCCTCTTCTTAGTTCATCGTCTCCGCGACCGTCTGTCTGCTTATCTCCCTTGCCCGTTGTCCGTCCCATCGAGCCGTCGGCGCACCCTTCGGTTCGCGGTGGTTGGAAAGGCAGGCGGGGGGAGCCAAACGCGTCGTTTTGGTCGGCCAAGATCGGCAGAGATAAGCATCTTGAactggtttttttttttctctcgccccctttctctccgTTTGCTCCCGTTCGCCGCGGAGAGTCGTACCAGCCCCTCCCCGCCGTGGGGTCTGCGTAGAATGGCAGCCCTCTTCAAAAGGGCGACCACCCGGTGGCGGTCCCGGCACGCGACTCTCTTGGAGCCCGTAACGAACCCGGGCTCTCTCGCAGACCatctcgacgacaacggtGAAGGGCAGAGCTTGATCGCCAACATGGAATCATCATCCGACGCCCAGCAGCACCCTCCCGCCGAGGTGCGGGATGGGGAGCGGCAGCACATTGACAGCggcatggccaagaagatTGTCCGCAAGATCGACCGCAACATCATCCCGCTGCTCTTCATCACGTACATGTTCAACTTCATGGACAAGACCATCCTGTCGAGCGCGTCCGTGTTTGGTCTCAGGAATGACACGGTAAGTTGTTTCTCCGTGCTTTACAGGCAGCACTACCGAACCTACACTACTGTCCGATCATCGACGTCGTTCTGGTTCATGATTACTGACGACGGCGCACAGAACCTCAAGGGCCAGAACTACAGCTGGGTGTCGAGCATCTTCTACTTTGGCTACTTCGCCTGGACGTACCCAACCTCCATCCTCATCGCGCGGCTGCCCGTCGCCAAGTACATGACGGCCAACACCTTCTTTTggggcgccgtcgtcgccctcacGGCCGCCTGCCGCAACTACGGCGGCCTTCTCACCGTGCGCTTCCttctcggcatcgccgaggccaccaTCACGCCGGCCTTCATGTTCCTCACCTCGACCTGGTACACCCGCGACGAGATCCCGACCCGCACCGGCATCTGGTTCGCCGGGAacagcgtcggcggcctcgtcgcatccttcgtcgccttcggcttcggccacatctccaacgacgacaaggtcgGCCCCTGGCGCTGGATGtacatcgtcctcggcgtcctgaCCTTCGTCTGGGCCTTTGTCCTCTGGATCTGGCTGCCCGACACCATCTCCAAGGCGCGCTTCCTCACGGCCGACGAGCGCCGCTACGCCGCcgaccgcgtcgtcgtcgccggcaccggctcgacggagaagacggcctgGAAGTGGGACCAGGTCAAGGAGTGCTTCGTCGACCCCAAGACCTGGTTCatcttcggcctcgagatCATCACGCAGATTCCCAACGGCGGCACCCAGAACTTCGCCAACCTCGTCATCAAGTCGTTCGGCTTTACGAGCCTGCAGTCGACCCTCATCAACATCCCCTACTCGCTGCTCTCggccggcatcatcgccggtACCGGCTGGCTCGCGGGTCGCTACCGCAAGATGAACTGCatcctcatcgccatcatcgtgCTGCCGTgcatcaccggcgccgccatcatctACTCCCGCGACAGCGTCAGCAGCGGCGTTCAGCTGTTCGCCTACTTCCTCCTGTCCCCCGGCCCGGCCGCCATGCCGCTCGCCATGTCGCTCGTCCAGGCCAACTACCGCGGCGTCACCAAGAAGATGACCATGTCGGCGCTGCTGTTCCTGGCCTACTGCGCCGGCAACATCGCCGGCCCCCAGTTcttcaaggccgccgaggagcccCACTACAACACGGCCTTCCGCACCATCAT
Encoded proteins:
- a CDS encoding adenosine deaminase, which gives rise to MNGLEISPFIAALPKVELHIHIEGTLLPALRWKLAKRNNVPLQYDTYEALLESYNVFFNHRPEINGRVPGIPTFLEAYFAGCEVLKTEDDFYEMSMDYLRRCAEMNVRYVEPFFDIQAHTRRGVPAEDVLNGYLRAQREGAARHGVRSNWIFCFIRDESLEDGLAAYETARPWAAGTVEGGKGLFHAVGLASNAFERPPMLFEAGFRRAKADGLHVTMHCDFGQKDTHEHVREAIFEVCGRQGAERIDHGLDAADSEDLLRGLLDRGIGLTLCPHAYHRRTPTEVLFPKIRALWDRGVKFCINSDDPVYMHDVWVNGNMQKAYTYCRFTKADMVALARNGVDMSWASDEVKRELYRELDAVDVSE
- a CDS encoding Major facilitator superfamily transporter; translated protein: MAALFKRATTRWRSRHATLLEPVTNPGSLADHLDDNGEGQSLIANMESSSDAQQHPPAEVRDGERQHIDSGMAKKIVRKIDRNIIPLLFITYMFNFMDKTILSSASVFGLRNDTVSCFSVLYRQHYRTYTTVRSSTSFWFMITDDGAQNLKGQNYSWVSSIFYFGYFAWTYPTSILIARLPVAKYMTANTFFWGAVVALTAACRNYGGLLTVRFLLGIAEATITPAFMFLTSTWYTRDEIPTRTGIWFAGNSVGGLVASFVAFGFGHISNDDKVGPWRWMYIVLGVLTFVWAFVLWIWLPDTISKARFLTADERRYAADRVVVAGTGSTEKTAWKWDQVKECFVDPKTWFIFGLEIITQIPNGGTQNFANLVIKSFGFTSLQSTLINIPYSLLSAGIIAGTGWLAGRYRKMNCILIAIIVLPCITGAAIIYSRDSVSSGVQLFAYFLLSPGPAAMPLAMSLVQANYRGVTKKMTMSALLFLAYCAGNIAGPQFFKAAEEPHYNTAFRTIMICYALVVVLALGLRFYLQWMNAKRTKEEGYEGSAGGAGAVGGGKVMQADGNANDVADMVDRVELRPEDYEDVTDWKTAGFRYRL